The genomic segment aaaaacaaagcatgtttttccaatgttaaataaaaaccaaaaacaaaagaaaaaacacaaatcgAACACAGCAGGCCGTACAGTGGACAGTTACAAAGCGTTCTGAGTCGGTGTCAAATCTTTACAGTGGAACAGTTCTCTTATAGAGCCAACATCTGTATTATCTGCAATAATTCACCCAAGTAAAGAAGCCACTAAGACTCACAGGGCTCATTCACAAAGTATTGTTGTTTTGTCCTCGGATGCTTCTACATGTCCTGTTCCGACACCGTACTAACacaaactgttattttaacaCTTTGTCAGACTTGAACACCCCAAAACGGTATCAAATTTACAGTAACTGATGAATTTCAACCGTTTGTTTACAACCAGGGTTGTAAACTGGGTTGTTCAAGGAAAGGCAATGGTGGAGTGACACTTAAATCATGCGTTTGATTGATTCTTCATCCCATTACAAAGCCCCTTTTTCCAAAACAGGAGATTTAGCTAAGCTCTGCACCATCTACTGCCAGaccctgtttgttttccccccatttttaacaaagacaaattcCTAAAAATAACTTTGGTTTATCTGGTGATGACAAAGATCTTTTTCAGTAGGAGTGAAACATGGACAAGGAATTTAAAAACTGATATTAGATCTAGATTTGCTAGTGTTTAAACAAAAGTTGCAATACTCTGAAAGCATGCTGAAGCACACTTCTTTGTGGCCCAAAAAAGGCAGatgcagattaaaataaatggtCAATTTGTGTAAGtagtataaaaaacattttactgtatttctgcaAATTAATCAGAGGAGTTAGGAATGAAATGTGCTTCAAATCCCAACCTCGTACCAACAACTTTTTTTTGTGGGAATTTATTTTGTGCTATTATAGTTGACCTAATTTGCAttgttttggctttttttttttccaaaagtgAATAAGTTACATCTCAGAGCtttaaataatttgtcaaaactaaatctaaaaatatactTCCCCCTTTTCTCTGTAAAAATTAGAGTGAAAACATCTGTTCACCTCTCTCAGTTTGACACTACGTCCACCTTCCAGAATCATCCTGCCCCGTTTACCAAAGGCAGCAGTTGTCATAACTGGAAAGTAAATGTATGTTGTGTGAGAAGAGCAGTCACGTCTGGAAGTATGTCCCAATGTGTGAGGTTGGGGTTACATGGACATGTGTTCAGGGAGCACATAGGAGATGTCGTCCCAGGGGTGCCGGTACAGACCCTGTTTCAGCCTTTTCTGGTCAAGGTAATGACCTGAAGTAAGAGAGACACaagttagattttattttaatacttcaACAGCTAGTGTCATGACTTACACTGAATGAGACTCACCAATAAATCCCATACTCCGACCAAGGACAAAGATCCCATTTAGTGCACCGATCTCCACAAACTCATCGGCCTCATCTCTGGAACCAGTTCACGTGAGACAATATTAGAGAAAACAATAATGCACAACAATAATGCAACTCTGAACATTTTAACATGCATCTATGCATGACACCAGCCTTGTAACTGATGTTCTACAAGTTCAAATAATGTCCAGTTGTCTGCTTTTGTTGAAAAAATATCATGGGtgcatacaaaaacaaaactttaccGTGTGAAGCCACCACATGTCCTAAGCAGGTCCACAAAGGCAACACCAATAAAACCATCTACATTGAGGATCAGATTCGGTTTCTAGAAAATAAGAGgaaggataaaaagaaaagatcagtAAGTCAACTGTTCTTTTTGTAAAATCTGGACAATACGCTGGATCCTTTACTTATTACTAATATTACTGTGATAGTACATCATCTGACAGACTTATTCCTCAAGATAattctatttagtttttttatttgactttgacaAAGTATTCACGTTTTGCTTCATTCTTGATAACTCAGCTGATAATTACCTTTGATGTGGTGATTTTCTCTACGTCTAGGGCGTAGTCGAGCAGCTGAGTGGAAGTGAAATGCTGTTTAACAAAGTCCTTCAGAATCTGCACCCGCATGTCTGGATTGTTGATCTGAAAATAGAAACCATTTTAAAAAGGGTGCTGtatcttgttttattgtgttttattatgtaattaaaaaaaaaaaaaaaaaagttcttaaATGTAACTAAGACATTCAATtctctgcattttaatttatagCTCATCATCACGTAAATTCAGATGATGTGAAAAGCTAAGTGCTGCTCACTGATTTGACCCTGTGGCCAATGCCCATGATCAGCTTTCCGTCCTTCTTCATCTTGTTGACAAACTCCATGGGCAGCATGCCACTATCAAATGCTTTGCTGAACTGCTTTGCAGCTGCATCCAAAGCCCCTCCAAAACGGTCCCcctaaaaatatgaataaatcatATTTCAATACAGAAACAATTTTGTTAGTTTGAACTactttttttcaaaatgtggaCCAGGTTCAACAAAGGATCTGGGGGCTGACAGTTGTGTGTTTGCGTGGGCCTGTGTGAGAGCAATACTGACGATGGTGAGCAGGCCAGACGTGAGACTTGAGATCAGGTCTTTGCCAGCTCGAGCACAGACAATGGTGTTGTGTGCACCAGAGACAGCAGGCCCGTGGTCAGCAGTCACCATCAGGCACATTTCAATGAACTGGCAGGCATAGCGGGGCAATCTAGACAGAAACGCAGCGAAGCCACTGAAATATTTCTGTCGAAAGTAAATTAGCGGACAGTTCTCTAAATAACTGCTAAACACCAGTTGTCTAATCGTCACACCAACCTGCGCTGGAACCAGAGCAAGCCCAGCACTCCTCCTAAGCCCATCTCCTCTTTAAAGACCTCAGTGATTGGCATGCCAGCGTAGATCAGCTCCTGGCCACGCTCGTCACAGATGCTCGTCATGAATGAGGCTGGTTTACGGATCAGGCCCAACTCCTGGAAATTCAAGTACagagtaaaacaaatataaaatggtGAGAAAGCGTTTAAGTCGGTGTGAAGCAGTGTATACTACATGTCATCAGGTCAGGTACATTTCATTTTAGTATAGATAGGCCACTGATGCGTTTGACATGAACTGTGGCGCTGTTACAGGTTTTGTCCACTAGAGAGCAGTGTAAAATGTTCAGCTCTGTGCAgatcattaataaaaatatttaactattATTTGCATTACTACAATTATGTTATTTAAAAGGCGTAAGCAAAAGTTACTTACCCTGGCCCAAGAGTAATCCATTGGTACTGTTGGGGGAGGAACCTCCTGGGCAGGAATGATGGTACCATTTGCCACCAGATCATCATAAACAGTCCTGTTTCACCATAATAACAGTCAGTGAAAACCCATTAAACTGATGCAGTAATTGTGATATGACTGCGATAGAATTACTACCTGATGACATTGCCCAGCTCATCAAAGCTCTTTGGTACAAAAGCTCCAGCATCCCTGAGAGCCTGGTTCTTGGCAACTGCTGTTTCTGAGGCCTGGTTAGCACAGGCTCCTGCATGGCCAAACTGAACCTAAACACAAGAGCATGACAGATGTAGCtcaaaaacactgaactctcaacaaataaactaacaacaaaaacaaaacaataactcTATCCCCACCCACCCCCCTTCTCTTAAAAACAGCCAACAGACAGACCTCTGAAGCAAACATTGTGGCACAGGTTCCAATACACCAGCACACCACAGGTTTGGTTATCCTGCCCTCCCTGATACCTTGGCAGATCTTGTACTCCTCTGTGCCTCCAACCTGCATTTCAGGTGAAATGAAAGATGGTTAACttagaaacatttttactaaataaacaataacaaatacacTCAGTATGTCACATGTAATACAGCCAATAAGGAATGAATGTTTAGAAGCTGCGCCCACCTCTCCTAGTACCACTATCATCTTGATTCCTGGAGTGTCCTGGTAGCGCAGGACGTGATCCATGAAGGTGGAGCCAGGATACCTGgacaatgaaacaaaacagaggcAAAAAGTATTTTACATAGGAATATTTTACTGCAGAGTGGACACAAATCATCTAAAAGTCCCAAAGAGTAGTCTCAACAGGATTCAACATGACAAATAATACTGAAATAGGTTCTTGTACCTGTCTCCTCCGATGGCCACGCCTTCATAGACGCCATCTGTGGTGCGGGAGATGATGTTGTTCAACTCGTTTGACATTCCCCCAGAGCGTGACACATAGGCCACACTGCCAGGACGATAAAGTTTGGAAGCCAGGATGTTGTCCAACATGCCGCCAGTGTTGCCGATCTTGAAACAGCCCGGCTTGATGCCACCAACCTGATAGACATAAAATAATAGGTATCAAATAAATGACTGTCACCTTCTTCATTTTACATAGACTGATGACTAAACACATTACACATTCTCAGATGCAGACAATAACTCTCACCGTAGCCGGTCCAATGATAGTGATTCCTTTCTCATCAGCCATCTTGATCATCTTCCTTGTTTGGGCTTCAGGGATACCTTCAGCTATAATGGCAATGGTGTGAATCTGGCAACACATGTAGATAAAAGAAATCCCTATCACATCTAACTGAATATCAGGTGCAAtcattaacaaaacattttacagtatgtctttCTACCTGTGAGTACTGCATGGCCTCCACTGTGCTGTCGAAGGCTGAGCGCAGTGAAGCAAAGCTGATCAGGACGTCCACCTCCGAGTGCTTCTTCATGGCATCAGCCATGTTCTTATAGACTGGCAGCAGGATTTCCTTGTGGCCCCAGTAGAACTTTTGCTTGTGATCCCCGCTGGAaagaatataaatgtaatttgagcaaattaattttacaacataaaaagaTATTTCCTACAGTGTGTCCATGACTGCAGTAATTTAAACCTtggcacagttttttttttttttttttttttaaataaatatcatgGGAAGCCAACTGTCaatctgttttaaaagtgtataGAGTAAATGTCTTTAACAGTCAATGTCAATGTCGTCAGTAGTCACATCTTAGGTAACTTACGTGAAGGGGTAGACCATGGCTGCCACAGAGGGTTCATCACGAGAGCATACGTAGTCAAAGTCCAGCATCCCTTGCACGGCACGTGTTTGCATGCCCCAGACAATGGACTTAGTGCGTTTGCTGAAGAGTGTGGTGGCTTTGGCTAAATGAACAAGATGGtagagaaagagtgagaaatTCAGCTCACAGCATCAGTAGAAAGGAggacaaaatacaaataaccATAGGAGGGGTGAGCTTTGGACTAAAACAGCAGGAATGGAAATGTAACAAGCAGATTACAGAGTCCGCACGCCAAGGATACAGACACAGGATGTAGAGAAAATAACTGTTTTTGATTAAAGACTTTGTTGCAATAAAATTGCAAGCTGCTAAAATACAAAGGTCAGTCAAAGTATATTACACACGCACACTCCAAAAAaacaccacctggatttaactaagtaaataGGTTAGAtcctcccattggataattactgcatagatgccaacaagttatttaactctaactgatgcagtgagtagcttctcatttcttaaaccaccatgtctgaagacacatcctgtggtcgtggaaaagatgtaaatgtgtttcagaagggtcaaattattgtcatgcatcaagcaaacaaaatatctaaggagattgatgaaactactaaaactgggcTGAGAACagtccaatggaagaaggtcatgtggtctgatgagtccagatttatcctgttccagagtgacGGGTACATCAGGATAAGAAGAAAGgggggtgaagtgatgcacccacTGCCCCccaagcctgtgggggcagttCTATGATCTGGGATCGCTGTagttggtcaggtctaagttcagcaacgttatgtgtccaaagaatgaggtcagctgactacctgaatatactgaatcaCCAgtttattccatcaatggagttttttcttccctgatgttACGAACATATTCCtagatgacaatgtcaggattcatcaggctcaaattgtgaaagagtggttcagggagcatgacacatcattttcacacagtggTCTGACTCTCCAATCAACAATACAAGATCTTGCaggaaaaattaatgcaactctggacaggaataaatgtctATATATTTATCTCTATAttataccccccccccccacacttTCTCCTTTAAACATGGACTTTCCCCTTGACATTTGACAATTTAGCCAACTGTGTTTTGACATAGGATATGtaatttgatgttttcacaGTCATAATCTATGCTGACAGATGCTCAGTGTCAATTTACACAGAGTCTAATGGAATACACTTTCAACCAGCTTACTCAGTccagtatttatatttaatccTCTACCCTCCAAGTTAGACGGTTAAAATTAATTAGCAgcttaacaatgttaaaattAGAACTTGGATAGGGGACACTTTGAAACACAGGTTAGGTTAAAAACCTTTTCCACACACGTTGTAAACTTAGTTTTGCACAAGATCTAAGGCTAAGTATTAACAAGACACTGtcagtttgtgtatttaaagGAGTTCCAGTAGTGGTTTTACTGAGAATAGTTACCGTGTCTTCTTAGAGAAGTTAACTCACCATCTCATCACCAAAGAGGGAACATCATGTAAGACTGTCTGAAAGCCCTTGAGTGCTCATGACACAGCTGTCTAATACCGGTAACTGAAGCAATACATTTCAAGGCAAGGTCCACATACCACAGAAAACCAGCAGTAATTCAAGCTCAAGTGTAGCCAGACTGTGACAAGAAAAATTGGTTACTGTGCAACAGATCTGAAGATTGTGAAgtgttctgttttaaaagcagaaagCCATGTTAGTGAAAGCAGTTTAAAGGGCAGGTAATCACCATGTTGCCACACATTTGTTATAGTCCTCCCAagtctttccttctctctgcccAGGCTCACTATCTTCTTATGTTGCCTCTTTAACAGAGGCCTGATAAAGAATAATGTTTTTGGAAGAAACGGTGTCCAACTAATCTGTTTCAAATCAACAATGTAATCTTGCATCCCTCCTTTCAGTCTTCATGTCATTAATTTTCATGAT from the Anabas testudineus chromosome 19, fAnaTes1.2, whole genome shotgun sequence genome contains:
- the aclyb gene encoding ATP-citrate synthase isoform X3, whose amino-acid sequence is MSAKAISEQTGKEFLYKYICTSAAVKNRFHYASVTAETDWNLLKQEHPWLLTERLVVKPDQLIKRRGKLGLVGINLDLQGVQEWLKTHLMKETTVGKAKGLLKNFLIEPFVPHTQEEEFYVCIYATREGDHVLFHHEGGVEVGDVDAKAQRLMVAVDNKLSEHQVTEQLLTQVPDDKKQVLASFIVGLFNLYEDLYFTYLEINPLVVTQNGVYILDMAAKIDATADYICKAKWGDLEFPPPFGREAYPEEAYIADLDAKSGASLKLTLLNPRGRIWTMVAGGGASVVYSDTICDLGGVDELANYGEYSGAPSEQQTYDYAKTILSLMTREKHVQGKVLIIGGSIANFTNVAATFKGIVRAIKDYQGPLKEHEVTIFVRRGGPNYQEGLRVMGEVGKTTGIPIHVFGTETHMTAIVGMALGHRPIPNQPPMDAHTANFLLNASNSGMTPATTRTASFSEPRTPNDTTPAKKSKAGLPAAKATTLFSKRTKSIVWGMQTRAVQGMLDFDYVCSRDEPSVAAMVYPFTGDHKQKFYWGHKEILLPVYKNMADAMKKHSEVDVLISFASLRSAFDSTVEAMQYSQIHTIAIIAEGIPEAQTRKMIKMADEKGITIIGPATVGGIKPGCFKIGNTGGMLDNILASKLYRPGSVAYVSRSGGMSNELNNIISRTTDGVYEGVAIGGDRYPGSTFMDHVLRYQDTPGIKMIVVLGEVGGTEEYKICQGIREGRITKPVVCWCIGTCATMFASEVQFGHAGACANQASETAVAKNQALRDAGAFVPKSFDELGNVIRTVYDDLVANGTIIPAQEVPPPTVPMDYSWARELGLIRKPASFMTSICDERGQELIYAGMPITEVFKEEMGLGGVLGLLWFQRRLPRYACQFIEMCLMVTADHGPAVSGAHNTIVCARAGKDLISSLTSGLLTIGDRFGGALDAAAKQFSKAFDSGMLPMEFVNKMKKDGKLIMGIGHRVKSINNPDMRVQILKDFVKQHFTSTQLLDYALDVEKITTSKKPNLILNVDGFIGVAFVDLLRTCGGFTRDEADEFVEIGALNGIFVLGRSMGFIGHYLDQKRLKQGLYRHPWDDISYVLPEHMSM
- the aclyb gene encoding ATP-citrate synthase isoform X1; amino-acid sequence: MSAKAISEQTGKEFLYKYICTSAAVKNRFHYASVTAETDWNLLKQEHPWLLTERLVVKPDQLIKRRGKLGLVGINLDLQGVQEWLKTHLMKETTVGKAKGLLKNFLIEPFVPHTQEEEFYVCIYATREGDHVLFHHEGGVEVGDVDAKAQRLMVAVDNKLSEHQVTEQLLTQVPDDKKQVLASFIVGLFNLYEDLYFTYLEINPLVVTQNGVYILDMAAKIDATADYICKAKWGDLEFPPPFGREAYPEEAYIADLDAKSGASLKLTLLNPRGRIWTMVAGGGASVVYSDTICDLGGVDELANYGEYSGAPSEQQTYDYAKTILSLMTREKHVQGKVLIIGGSIANFTNVAATFKGIVRAIKDYQGPLKEHEVTIFVRRGGPNYQEGLRVMGEVGKTTGIPIHVFGTETHMTAIVGMALGHRPIPNQPPMDAHTANFLLNASNSGMTPATTRTASFSEPRTPNDTTPAKKSKAGLPADLLHSILWPLKNVVTGDGKEAQASSGCSGAKATTLFSKRTKSIVWGMQTRAVQGMLDFDYVCSRDEPSVAAMVYPFTGDHKQKFYWGHKEILLPVYKNMADAMKKHSEVDVLISFASLRSAFDSTVEAMQYSQIHTIAIIAEGIPEAQTRKMIKMADEKGITIIGPATVGGIKPGCFKIGNTGGMLDNILASKLYRPGSVAYVSRSGGMSNELNNIISRTTDGVYEGVAIGGDRYPGSTFMDHVLRYQDTPGIKMIVVLGEVGGTEEYKICQGIREGRITKPVVCWCIGTCATMFASEVQFGHAGACANQASETAVAKNQALRDAGAFVPKSFDELGNVIRTVYDDLVANGTIIPAQEVPPPTVPMDYSWARELGLIRKPASFMTSICDERGQELIYAGMPITEVFKEEMGLGGVLGLLWFQRRLPRYACQFIEMCLMVTADHGPAVSGAHNTIVCARAGKDLISSLTSGLLTIGDRFGGALDAAAKQFSKAFDSGMLPMEFVNKMKKDGKLIMGIGHRVKSINNPDMRVQILKDFVKQHFTSTQLLDYALDVEKITTSKKPNLILNVDGFIGVAFVDLLRTCGGFTRDEADEFVEIGALNGIFVLGRSMGFIGHYLDQKRLKQGLYRHPWDDISYVLPEHMSM
- the aclyb gene encoding ATP-citrate synthase isoform X2, which codes for MSAKAISEQTGKEFLYKYICTSAAVKNRFHYASVTAETDWNLLKQEHPWLLTERLVVKPDQLIKRRGKLGLVGINLDLQGVQEWLKTHLMKETTVGKAKGLLKNFLIEPFVPHTQEEEFYVCIYATREGDHVLFHHEGGVEVGDVDAKAQRLMVAVDNKLSEHQVTEQLLTQVPDDKKQVLASFIVGLFNLYEDLYFTYLEINPLVVTQNGVYILDMAAKIDATADYICKAKWGDLEFPPPFGREAYPEEAYIADLDAKSGASLKLTLLNPRGRIWTMVAGGGASVVYSDTICDLGGVDELANYGEYSGAPSEQQTYDYAKTILSLMTREKHVQGKVLIIGGSIANFTNVAATFKGIVRAIKDYQGPLKEHEVTIFVRRGGPNYQEGLRVMGEVGKTTGIPIHVFGTETHMTAIVGMALGHRPIPNQPPMDAHTANFLLNASNSGMTPATTRTASFSEPRTPNDTTPAKKSKAGLPAEAQASSGCSGAKATTLFSKRTKSIVWGMQTRAVQGMLDFDYVCSRDEPSVAAMVYPFTGDHKQKFYWGHKEILLPVYKNMADAMKKHSEVDVLISFASLRSAFDSTVEAMQYSQIHTIAIIAEGIPEAQTRKMIKMADEKGITIIGPATVGGIKPGCFKIGNTGGMLDNILASKLYRPGSVAYVSRSGGMSNELNNIISRTTDGVYEGVAIGGDRYPGSTFMDHVLRYQDTPGIKMIVVLGEVGGTEEYKICQGIREGRITKPVVCWCIGTCATMFASEVQFGHAGACANQASETAVAKNQALRDAGAFVPKSFDELGNVIRTVYDDLVANGTIIPAQEVPPPTVPMDYSWARELGLIRKPASFMTSICDERGQELIYAGMPITEVFKEEMGLGGVLGLLWFQRRLPRYACQFIEMCLMVTADHGPAVSGAHNTIVCARAGKDLISSLTSGLLTIGDRFGGALDAAAKQFSKAFDSGMLPMEFVNKMKKDGKLIMGIGHRVKSINNPDMRVQILKDFVKQHFTSTQLLDYALDVEKITTSKKPNLILNVDGFIGVAFVDLLRTCGGFTRDEADEFVEIGALNGIFVLGRSMGFIGHYLDQKRLKQGLYRHPWDDISYVLPEHMSM